The proteins below come from a single Miscanthus floridulus cultivar M001 chromosome 1, ASM1932011v1, whole genome shotgun sequence genomic window:
- the LOC136494376 gene encoding small ribosomal subunit protein eS19, which yields MAASTARTVKDVNPHEFVKAYSAHLKRSGKMELPEWVDIVKTARFKELPPYDPDWYYTRAASIARKIYLRQGIGVGGFQKIYGGRQRNGSRPPHFCKSSGAISRNILQQLQKMGIIDVDPKGGRLITSQGRRDLDQVAGRVAVEA from the exons atgGCGGCATCTACGGCGAGGACGGTGAAGGATGTCAACCCCCACGAGTTCGTCAAGGCCTACTCCGCCCACCTCAAGCGCTCCGGCAAG ATGGAGCTCCCTGAGTGGGTTGACATTGTGAAGACTGCGAGGTTCAAGGAGCTCCCACCTTATGACCCTGACTGGTACTACACCAGGGCTG CATCCATTGCAAGGAAGATCTATCTGAGGCAAGGCATTGGTGTTGGTGGCTTCCAGAAGATTTATGGTGGCCGCCAGAGGAATGGCTCCCGCCCACCACACTTCTGCAAGAGCAGTGGTGCTATTTCACGCAACATCCTGCAGCAGCTACAGAAGATGGGCATCATTGATGTCGATCCCAAGGG CGGACGGCTCATCACCTCCCAGGGCAGGCGTGATCTGGACCAAGTGGCCGGAAGGGTTGCTGTTGAAGCTTGA
- the LOC136494384 gene encoding acyl-[acyl-carrier-protein] desaturase 4, chloroplastic-like isoform X1 — protein MMASQGLATLVTVKLGSLSWNNYSSGGGALRLLSPPQPSVHALRACSSSSCSRGVAGRWSAGASSATSAPVDSSSELEWPPVPREQVEAIRSLNGWVAENMLPLLTPVESAWQPHDYLPRSAAAGSEANKAFTEELAELRAAAACLPDDVLVCLVGNMVTEEALPTYQSMFNRTEGGGDDTGASALPWARWLRGWTAEENRHGDLLNRYLYLTGRVDMRQVEVTIHHLLRNGMEMLMPKSPYHSLIYASFQERATFISHGHTARLAVKLGDRTLSKICGVVAADERRHEAAYTRASAELFDVDPDGMVRALAYVMLRKITMPGLLMSDGLGDGDGCGDSLFARFSAVAQRAGVYTASDYGDMVEHFVRRWRVADLGGLSGEGRRAQEYVCGLAPKIRRMEELAHRRAALREPGMARFSWIFNRAVVVG, from the exons ATGATGGCGTCGCAAGGGCTGGCAACATTGGTGACGGTGAAGCTTGGCTCCTTGAGCTGGAACAACTACTCGAGCGGAGGAGGAGCACTCAGGCTTCTATCCCCACCACAGCCCAG TGTGCACGCACTGCGTGCGTGCTCATCATCCAGCTGCAGCAGAGGCGTGGCAGGGAGATGGAGCGCGGGCGCCTCATCAGCTACCTCGGCTCCGGTCGACAGCAGCTCGGAGTTGGAGTGGCCGCCGGTGCCGCGGGAGCAGGTGGAGGCCATCCGGTCGCTCAACGGGTGGGTGGCGGAGAACATGCTCCCGCTGCTCACGCCCGTGGAGTCCGCCTGGCAGCCGCACGACTACCTGCCGCGCTCCGCGGCGGCCGGCTCGGAGGCCAACAAGGCGTTCACGGAGGAGCTGGCCGAGCTGCGGGCCGCCGCGGCGTGCCTTCCTGACGACGTGCTCGTGTGCCTGGTGGGCAACATGGTGACGGAGGAGGCGCTGCCCACGTACCAGAGCATGTTCAACCGCACCGAGGGCGGCGGCGACGACACGGGGGCCAGCGCCCTCCCCTGGGCGCGCTGGCTGCGCGGCTGGACCGCCGAGGAGAACCGCCACGGCGACCTCCTCAACCGCTACCTCTACCTCACTGGCCGCGTCGACATGCGCCAGGTGGAGGTCACCATCCACCACCTCCTCCGCAACGGCATG GAAATGCTGATGCCCAAAAGCCCCTACCACAGCCTCATCTACGCCTCGTTCCAGGAGCGCGCCACCTTCATCTCACACGGCCACACGGCGAGGCTCGCGGTGAAGCTCGGCGACCGCACGCTCTCCAAGATCTGCGGCGTGGTGGCCGCCGACGAGAGGCGGCACGAGGCCGCGTACACCAGGGCCAGCGCCGAGCTCTTCGACGTGGACCCGGACGGCATGGTGCGCGCGCTGGCCTACGTCATGCTCCGGAAGATCACCATGCCGGGCCTGCTCATGTCGGACGGcctcggcgacggcgacggctgcGGCGACAGCCTGTTCGCGCGGTTCTCCGCGGTGGCGCAGCGCGCCGGCGTGTACACGGCGAGCGACTACGGCGACATGGTGGAGCACTTCGTGCGGCGGTGGCGGGTGGCGGACCTCGGGGGCCTGTCCGGCGAGGGCCGCCGCGCGCAGGAGTACGTGTGCGGGCTGGCGCCCAAGATCCGGCGGATGGAGGAGCTGGCGCACCGGAGGGCGGCCCTCCGGGAGCCCGGCATGGCCCGGTTCAGCTGGATCTTCAACAGGGCAGTAGTGGTGGGCTGA
- the LOC136494384 gene encoding acyl-[acyl-carrier-protein] desaturase 4, chloroplastic-like isoform X2 yields MMASQGLATLVTVKLGSLSWNNYSSGGGALRLLSPPQPSVHALRACSSSSCSRGVAGRWSAGASSATSAPVDSSSELEWPPVPREQVEAIRSLNGWVAENMLPLLTPVESAWQPHDYLPRSAAAGSEANKAFTEELAELRAAAACLPDDVLVCLVGNMVTEEALPTYQSMFNRTEGGGDDTGASALPWARWLRGWTAEENRHGDLLNRYLYLTGRVDMRQVEVTIHHLLRNGMERATFISHGHTARLAVKLGDRTLSKICGVVAADERRHEAAYTRASAELFDVDPDGMVRALAYVMLRKITMPGLLMSDGLGDGDGCGDSLFARFSAVAQRAGVYTASDYGDMVEHFVRRWRVADLGGLSGEGRRAQEYVCGLAPKIRRMEELAHRRAALREPGMARFSWIFNRAVVVG; encoded by the exons ATGATGGCGTCGCAAGGGCTGGCAACATTGGTGACGGTGAAGCTTGGCTCCTTGAGCTGGAACAACTACTCGAGCGGAGGAGGAGCACTCAGGCTTCTATCCCCACCACAGCCCAG TGTGCACGCACTGCGTGCGTGCTCATCATCCAGCTGCAGCAGAGGCGTGGCAGGGAGATGGAGCGCGGGCGCCTCATCAGCTACCTCGGCTCCGGTCGACAGCAGCTCGGAGTTGGAGTGGCCGCCGGTGCCGCGGGAGCAGGTGGAGGCCATCCGGTCGCTCAACGGGTGGGTGGCGGAGAACATGCTCCCGCTGCTCACGCCCGTGGAGTCCGCCTGGCAGCCGCACGACTACCTGCCGCGCTCCGCGGCGGCCGGCTCGGAGGCCAACAAGGCGTTCACGGAGGAGCTGGCCGAGCTGCGGGCCGCCGCGGCGTGCCTTCCTGACGACGTGCTCGTGTGCCTGGTGGGCAACATGGTGACGGAGGAGGCGCTGCCCACGTACCAGAGCATGTTCAACCGCACCGAGGGCGGCGGCGACGACACGGGGGCCAGCGCCCTCCCCTGGGCGCGCTGGCTGCGCGGCTGGACCGCCGAGGAGAACCGCCACGGCGACCTCCTCAACCGCTACCTCTACCTCACTGGCCGCGTCGACATGCGCCAGGTGGAGGTCACCATCCACCACCTCCTCCGCAACGGCATG GAGCGCGCCACCTTCATCTCACACGGCCACACGGCGAGGCTCGCGGTGAAGCTCGGCGACCGCACGCTCTCCAAGATCTGCGGCGTGGTGGCCGCCGACGAGAGGCGGCACGAGGCCGCGTACACCAGGGCCAGCGCCGAGCTCTTCGACGTGGACCCGGACGGCATGGTGCGCGCGCTGGCCTACGTCATGCTCCGGAAGATCACCATGCCGGGCCTGCTCATGTCGGACGGcctcggcgacggcgacggctgcGGCGACAGCCTGTTCGCGCGGTTCTCCGCGGTGGCGCAGCGCGCCGGCGTGTACACGGCGAGCGACTACGGCGACATGGTGGAGCACTTCGTGCGGCGGTGGCGGGTGGCGGACCTCGGGGGCCTGTCCGGCGAGGGCCGCCGCGCGCAGGAGTACGTGTGCGGGCTGGCGCCCAAGATCCGGCGGATGGAGGAGCTGGCGCACCGGAGGGCGGCCCTCCGGGAGCCCGGCATGGCCCGGTTCAGCTGGATCTTCAACAGGGCAGTAGTGGTGGGCTGA
- the LOC136494401 gene encoding F-box protein At5g39250-like has product MASEFPDEVLKSVFPLLDGKDLVFCMLVCHQWHEIAKDDYFWKCICSRKWPSICKLPPSDANYKKLYLTFSKPREMQNLPVPRLTFEDIVFYIDMWLEGSLIFSQAVSGSTLRAGLQCAPRGIPDILAAHLNSQDCILMLEVEPKLSIPMGPTITISVLAHCKDSNKMACIINKSTFDYIDSNASRALAYEYLRFSPRHPFISDIRAWMSLLFLYKGANVIEVFGIELDFCDAARSENEILWLLDMLDWK; this is encoded by the coding sequence ATGGCAAGTGAATTTCCTGATGAAGTTCTTAAGTCTGTTTTCCCATTATTGGATGGGAAAGATCTAGTATTCTGCATGCTTGTGTGCCATCAATGGCACGAAATCGCAAAGGATGATTACTTCTGGAAATGCATTTGCTCACGGAAGTGGCCGTCCATTTGCAAACTGCCCCCTTCTGACGCAAACTACAAAAAGCTTTATTTAACCTTCTCCAAGCCACGGGAGATGCAGAACCTTCCTGTACCAAGACTCACATTCGAGGATATTGTTTTCTATATTGATATGTGGCTTGAAGGATCACTCATCTTTTCTCAAGCAGTTTCAGGCTCCACCCTCCGAGCAGGCCTACAGTGCGCTCCCCGTGGCATTCCAGATATACTTGCAGCACATTTGAATTCCCAAGACTGCATCCTGATGCTTGAAGTGGAGCCCAAGTTGTCAATTCCCATGGGGCCAACCATCACTATATCTGTTCTTGCCCACTGCAAGGATTCGAACAAGATGGCTTGCATCATAAATAAGTCAACATTTGATTACATTGACAGTAATGCATCACGTGCTCTGGCTTATGAGTATCTCAGGTTTTCACCCAGACACCCATTCATATCCGACATTCGGGCATGGATGTCATTGCTTTTCCTGTACAAAGGAGCAAATGTCATTGAGGTGTTTGGTATTGAGCTAGATTTCTGTGATGCGGCAAGGTCAGAGAATGAAATCTTGTGGCTTCTAGATATGCTTGATTGGAAATAg